From a single Lactococcus carnosus genomic region:
- a CDS encoding PLP-dependent aminotransferase family protein: MDWQIIREDKTPLYQVIMKYIMQQIQSGQLLPGEKLPSERRLSDLIGVNRSTIVRVMTELEAKGIVKRKQGSGTIINDGKWGMLNEPVVSWHQLIQSDQSDPQQVFMARLQAKLQDESVIDAYTGELPIELVPAFELPKTNWRDFMEADKKQDAFGYVPLRQAISDMVQADHQMSLPVEQMMITSGGHQAIFLIIQTLLTSGDAIGICLPSFLYALPLFQTAGIRLFGIEMDSEGMCVSSLEDEILKHRIKLVILNPTFQNPTGITMSLSRRQAIVKLCRSYQIPIIEDDAFGLLHFDQKKILPPLKQLDPQNVIYIGSLSKFLGSTTKIGWISAPLAVLDKLSTARQDLDLTLSIFPQVLAKDALSDASFPDKIKELRQQIRDRHAYFFDKIGDSLSSRRPLGGFYVWVRLNPEKNLTKQLDQLMAAGILCLPSFIFGDKTPAIRLNIARLPFSEIDDLVETLRQIIV; the protein is encoded by the coding sequence ATGGATTGGCAAATTATTAGGGAAGATAAGACACCCCTTTATCAAGTGATCATGAAATATATCATGCAGCAGATTCAATCTGGACAACTCTTACCAGGTGAGAAACTCCCATCTGAGCGGCGACTTTCAGACTTGATTGGTGTGAATCGCTCCACCATTGTCCGTGTCATGACAGAGTTAGAAGCAAAAGGCATTGTTAAGCGTAAACAAGGTAGTGGGACAATCATTAATGATGGAAAATGGGGGATGCTAAATGAGCCTGTCGTCAGTTGGCATCAGTTGATACAATCCGATCAATCCGATCCACAGCAGGTATTTATGGCACGCCTGCAAGCAAAATTACAAGATGAGTCTGTAATTGATGCCTATACAGGTGAGCTACCTATAGAATTGGTTCCAGCATTTGAGCTACCCAAAACCAATTGGCGTGACTTTATGGAGGCAGACAAAAAACAAGATGCATTTGGCTATGTCCCCTTACGACAAGCGATTTCAGACATGGTCCAAGCAGACCACCAGATGTCACTACCAGTTGAGCAGATGATGATAACCTCTGGTGGGCATCAGGCGATTTTTCTGATCATCCAAACCTTATTAACTAGTGGGGATGCGATTGGTATTTGCCTGCCGTCCTTTTTATATGCCTTACCCTTATTTCAGACAGCAGGGATTCGCTTATTTGGGATTGAAATGGACAGTGAGGGCATGTGTGTATCAAGTCTGGAAGATGAAATTTTAAAACATCGGATTAAGCTGGTTATCCTAAATCCAACCTTTCAAAACCCAACTGGTATCACCATGTCCTTATCCAGACGTCAGGCGATTGTCAAGCTATGTAGAAGCTATCAGATTCCCATTATTGAAGATGATGCCTTTGGACTTCTGCACTTTGATCAGAAAAAAATCCTCCCACCGCTTAAGCAATTAGACCCACAAAATGTCATCTATATCGGCTCCCTATCCAAATTTTTGGGATCAACAACGAAAATTGGTTGGATTTCTGCACCTCTTGCGGTGTTAGATAAACTATCTACTGCACGTCAAGATTTAGACTTGACCCTAAGTATCTTTCCGCAAGTTCTTGCAAAAGATGCGCTTTCTGATGCGAGTTTTCCAGATAAAATAAAGGAATTACGTCAGCAAATAAGAGATCGACATGCTTATTTCTTTGATAAAATAGGGGATAGCCTTAGCAGCCGTAGACCCCTGGGTGGCTTTTATGTGTGGGTGCGCTTAAATCCAGAAAAAAACTTGACTAAGCAATTAGATCAGTTAATGGCAGCAGGTATTTTATGCTTACCCAGCTTTATTTTTGGGGACAAAACACCTGCCATTCGATTAAATATTGCTAGATTGCCTTTCTCTGAAATTGATGATTTAGTTGAGACCTTACGTCAGATAATCGTATGA
- the thiD gene encoding bifunctional hydroxymethylpyrimidine kinase/phosphomethylpyrimidine kinase: protein MKKTLTIAGSDSTGGAGLQADLKTFQEFGTFGMSAITSIVTMDSTRNWSHEIDTIEPAIVKKQLETIFSAGNPAALKTGMLGDIRTISVVRKLLDHYQPKNIVIDPVLACKGTAGILLSENAETIRTQLLPIADITTPNLIEAGILSGLGDLSSVNEIEHAAKIIHEFGAKHVVIKGGRRFDDREAIDVFYDGKSFDYLSSPIIHTDNNHGAGCTFAAAITAGLANGHTTLAAVKTAKAFVHQAIMAGSPFNTYLGHIWHGAYRDNGNRLT, encoded by the coding sequence ATGAAAAAAACACTTACCATTGCAGGCAGTGATTCAACAGGTGGTGCGGGATTACAGGCCGATTTAAAGACCTTTCAAGAATTTGGCACCTTTGGTATGAGTGCCATCACCTCTATCGTCACGATGGATAGCACACGTAACTGGTCACATGAGATTGATACGATTGAACCGGCTATTGTCAAAAAACAACTCGAGACCATTTTTTCAGCCGGTAATCCTGCTGCGCTTAAAACTGGCATGTTAGGAGATATCAGAACGATTTCAGTCGTCAGGAAGCTACTTGATCACTATCAACCTAAGAACATCGTGATCGATCCAGTCCTTGCCTGTAAAGGAACTGCTGGTATCTTACTTTCTGAAAATGCGGAAACGATACGCACACAACTCTTGCCCATTGCTGATATCACCACACCCAACCTGATAGAAGCTGGTATATTATCCGGTCTTGGTGACTTAAGCAGTGTCAATGAGATTGAGCATGCCGCAAAAATTATCCATGAATTTGGTGCCAAACATGTTGTCATTAAAGGGGGGAGACGCTTTGATGACCGTGAAGCCATTGATGTCTTTTATGATGGTAAGTCCTTTGATTATTTAAGCAGTCCTATCATCCATACAGATAATAACCACGGTGCAGGGTGCACCTTTGCTGCTGCAATCACAGCCGGTCTAGCAAATGGTCACACGACTTTAGCCGCTGTAAAAACGGCTAAGGCATTTGTCCACCAAGCGATTATGGCAGGTTCCCCATTTAATACCTACCTTGGGCATATCTGGCATGGTGCCTACCGCGATAATGGCAATCGCTTAACTTAA
- a CDS encoding ECF transporter S component gives MTHKKTALIEPSYVLTQNKTKQVILAALFAALAYVSIQSLHVSIFAPIGAPFFHVGNAMVALAALYLGIGYGTFAGAIGLAMFDVMNGYAVEMPVVFIGNVLVALAIQLVYRQFYPRFSDKLWIITLAVSSGVVVKLLTDFIKGLIRALVTGVSFQPTIAISFTSLLATAVNGIGTIILVALLYAPVKRILVKLIK, from the coding sequence ATGACACATAAAAAAACAGCTCTCATCGAGCCATCCTACGTCTTAACACAGAATAAAACAAAGCAGGTCATTTTAGCTGCCCTTTTCGCCGCACTAGCCTATGTCTCAATCCAGTCACTACATGTCAGTATTTTTGCACCTATTGGTGCCCCTTTTTTCCATGTTGGTAATGCAATGGTTGCCTTAGCCGCTCTCTATCTCGGCATTGGTTACGGTACGTTTGCAGGTGCGATTGGCCTTGCCATGTTTGATGTCATGAACGGCTATGCCGTGGAGATGCCCGTTGTCTTTATCGGCAATGTCCTAGTCGCCTTAGCCATTCAGCTAGTTTACAGACAGTTTTATCCCCGTTTTTCAGATAAACTCTGGATTATTACACTCGCCGTCTCATCTGGCGTGGTTGTCAAACTATTGACCGATTTTATAAAAGGGTTGATTCGGGCGCTAGTTACGGGTGTCTCATTTCAGCCAACTATTGCCATCTCCTTTACCTCGCTATTAGCTACTGCTGTTAATGGCATCGGGACAATTATACTAGTCGCCCTTTTATATGCACCAGTCAAGCGTATTTTGGTCAAATTAATCAAATAA
- a CDS encoding ISL3 family transposase, protein MLNYILKHYHLQAKDWISYSSAPTKIKNHFELAVKFDKPNRKCLSCSGIRFHKHGRTPRPRKVQLTEYMGLPCFLMIIIARYRCVTCGVTHASQIPERLVLKGHKDSTLLKTQIIKKLTQKIAITDASHDLHLSSHSFYRLLDQFSEKDKTSRLPRVLCLDEFKATKDCAGNMAFIAMDGESHEIVTVLEDRRIAHLVTYFLRFPRQVRMQVKYLVMDMNYSYDKLIKRCFPNAQLITDRFHVVQQMTRAFNTLRIQVMKSFDTRSSQYRHLKYYWKHLLKHYDDLSETYFYSRSLRRWTSSRQLVEQLINYDPVLYEAWQVLQVAIGHFRNKDSDAFFDLIDGLDTRILPESFVKKYQFLLRKRPSIELALKLPYSNGCLEGMNNKIKAIKRCAFGFRTFRNFKKRILLMNTVLTN, encoded by the coding sequence ATGCTTAATTATATCCTAAAACACTATCACTTACAAGCAAAAGACTGGATTAGCTATAGCTCAGCACCTACTAAAATCAAGAATCACTTTGAATTGGCTGTGAAATTTGATAAACCAAATAGGAAATGTCTATCATGTTCTGGTATCAGGTTTCATAAACACGGAAGGACACCAAGGCCTAGGAAAGTCCAATTGACCGAGTATATGGGCTTGCCCTGCTTTCTTATGATCATAATAGCACGCTATCGCTGTGTGACTTGTGGCGTAACCCACGCGTCACAAATCCCTGAACGTTTGGTCTTAAAAGGACATAAAGATTCAACTTTGCTTAAAACTCAGATCATTAAAAAACTAACACAGAAAATAGCCATTACTGATGCAAGTCATGACTTGCACTTGAGTAGCCATTCTTTTTACAGACTGCTTGACCAATTCTCAGAGAAAGATAAGACTAGTAGATTACCAAGAGTCCTCTGTCTGGATGAATTTAAAGCGACCAAAGATTGTGCTGGGAATATGGCCTTTATTGCCATGGATGGTGAGTCTCATGAGATTGTGACGGTGCTTGAGGATAGACGGATTGCGCACTTGGTCACCTACTTTTTGAGATTTCCTAGACAGGTTCGCATGCAAGTCAAGTATTTGGTTATGGACATGAATTACAGCTATGACAAGCTAATCAAGCGGTGCTTCCCTAATGCGCAACTCATCACTGACCGGTTTCATGTTGTCCAACAAATGACACGAGCCTTTAATACTCTACGCATACAAGTCATGAAATCATTTGACACAAGGAGTTCACAATACCGGCATCTTAAGTATTATTGGAAGCACTTGCTTAAGCATTACGATGACTTATCGGAAACCTATTTTTACTCCCGTTCTTTACGCAGATGGACATCTAGTCGCCAACTAGTTGAACAGTTGATTAACTACGATCCTGTACTATACGAGGCTTGGCAGGTATTACAAGTCGCAATAGGACACTTTAGAAACAAAGACTCGGATGCTTTTTTCGATCTGATCGATGGGTTAGATACCCGTATTCTGCCTGAATCCTTTGTAAAAAAGTATCAATTTTTATTAAGAAAACGACCATCTATTGAATTAGCACTAAAGCTCCCCTATTCCAACGGCTGTCTGGAGGGTATGAACAACAAAATTAAGGCAATCAAGCGCTGTGCATTTGGCTTTAGGACCTTTAGAAACTTCAAGAAACGCATCCTGTTAATGAACACTGTTTTAACCAACTAA
- a CDS encoding RidA family protein — translation MTIKTIVTDKAPGAIGPYVQGNIAGDFLFASGQIPLDPATGEIVGKTITEQTDQVMKNISGLLAAAETDFAHVIKTTCFLSDMENFVPFNTAYAKAFGTSFPARSAVEVARLPKDVLVEVEIIAYLGK, via the coding sequence ATGACGATTAAAACAATTGTAACAGATAAAGCACCAGGTGCTATCGGCCCTTATGTACAAGGTAACATAGCAGGAGATTTCTTGTTTGCATCTGGTCAAATTCCCTTGGACCCCGCAACCGGTGAGATTGTCGGTAAAACAATCACAGAGCAAACAGATCAAGTGATGAAAAATATCAGTGGCCTACTTGCTGCGGCAGAGACAGATTTTGCACACGTGATCAAGACAACCTGTTTCTTAAGTGACATGGAAAACTTTGTGCCATTTAATACCGCCTATGCTAAGGCTTTTGGAACCTCATTTCCAGCACGTTCAGCTGTCGAAGTGGCACGTCTACCTAAGGATGTGTTAGTAGAAGTTGAAATTATTGCTTATTTAGGTAAATAA
- a CDS encoding polysaccharide deacetylase family protein has protein sequence MKGSFFIITGMVGNEDKMADNGLLAIKSNPLMSLGSHTVNHPDLQYATHDTATKELTDSKAYLDKLLQQDTSVICYPSGRYNAQTPAIATAAGYKLGLTTHHGLASSTDGLLSLNRVRVAFGQTETSFMSLIGN, from the coding sequence ATGAAGGGCAGCTTTTTCATCATTACTGGCATGGTCGGTAACGAGGATAAGATGGCTGATAACGGCTTATTAGCGATTAAGTCGAATCCGCTCATGTCACTTGGTAGTCATACGGTTAATCATCCAGATTTGCAGTATGCGACACATGACACAGCGACCAAAGAGTTGACGGACTCTAAAGCATACTTAGATAAGTTGTTACAGCAAGATACTTCTGTGATTTGCTACCCATCTGGCCGTTATAACGCTCAGACACCTGCAATCGCTACAGCTGCTGGCTATAAACTAGGCTTGACAACACACCATGGTTTAGCAAGTAGCACTGATGGGTTATTGTCACTTAATCGCGTGCGCGTTGCCTTTGGTCAAACGGAAACGAGCTTTATGAGCTTAATTGGCAATTAG
- the asnS gene encoding asparagine--tRNA ligase, which produces MENVVSIIDVKNYVDQEITIGAWVANKSGKGKIAFLQLRDGTAYFQAVAFKPNFIEKFGEEAGLEKFDVIKHLSQETSVKITGIVKADDRSKFGYELDMTDIEVIGESVDYPITPKEHGTDFLMDNRHLWLRSRKQHAIMLVRNELIRATYEFFNDRGFIKIDSPILTGSAPEGTTELFETDYFGQPAFLSQTGQLYAEAGAMAFGKVFTFGPTFRAEKSKTRRHLTEFWMIEPEMAFTTHEASLEVQEAYVKHLIKSVIDNQTYALNELERDISVLEKYVNTPFKKITYDDAVSLLQDNQADNDYEEITWGDDFGSPHETWISNHFGLPTFIINYPKAIKAFYMKPHPTRDDVVICADLLAPEGYGEIIGGSERATDYEYLKTKLVEFGLSEEEYAWYLDLRRYGSVPHSGFGLGLERAVTWITGNEHIREAIPFPRLLHRLKP; this is translated from the coding sequence ATGGAAAACGTAGTATCAATCATTGATGTGAAAAATTATGTAGATCAAGAAATTACTATCGGTGCCTGGGTTGCCAATAAATCAGGCAAAGGTAAAATTGCCTTCTTACAATTAAGAGATGGCACAGCCTACTTCCAAGCAGTTGCTTTCAAACCTAACTTTATCGAAAAGTTTGGTGAAGAAGCGGGTCTTGAAAAATTTGATGTCATCAAACATTTATCTCAAGAAACTTCTGTCAAAATTACAGGGATCGTCAAAGCCGATGATCGTAGTAAATTTGGCTATGAACTAGATATGACTGATATCGAAGTAATTGGCGAGTCAGTTGACTATCCGATTACACCCAAAGAACATGGGACTGATTTCCTGATGGATAATCGCCATCTTTGGTTACGTAGCCGCAAACAACATGCCATCATGTTAGTTAGAAATGAACTGATCCGTGCGACTTATGAGTTCTTTAATGATCGTGGCTTTATCAAGATTGATAGCCCCATCTTAACAGGTTCTGCGCCTGAAGGCACAACTGAATTATTTGAAACGGACTACTTTGGTCAACCTGCTTTCTTATCACAAACTGGTCAGCTCTATGCTGAAGCAGGGGCTATGGCCTTTGGTAAAGTCTTTACTTTCGGACCGACTTTCCGTGCAGAAAAATCTAAAACACGTCGTCATTTGACTGAGTTTTGGATGATTGAACCTGAGATGGCCTTCACAACACATGAAGCATCTCTTGAAGTGCAGGAAGCTTATGTTAAACATCTCATTAAATCTGTCATTGACAATCAAACCTACGCCTTAAATGAGTTGGAACGTGATATTTCCGTACTTGAAAAGTACGTGAACACACCATTTAAAAAGATTACTTATGATGATGCTGTGAGTTTGTTACAAGATAATCAAGCTGATAACGACTATGAAGAGATTACATGGGGAGATGATTTTGGCTCACCTCATGAGACTTGGATTTCAAATCATTTTGGCTTACCAACTTTTATCATTAATTATCCTAAAGCAATCAAAGCTTTTTATATGAAGCCACATCCAACACGTGATGATGTTGTTATCTGTGCTGATTTACTAGCGCCAGAAGGCTATGGTGAAATTATCGGTGGATCTGAACGTGCAACTGATTATGAATATCTCAAAACGAAATTAGTCGAATTCGGCCTATCAGAAGAAGAGTATGCTTGGTACCTTGATTTGAGAAGATATGGCAGCGTGCCTCACTCAGGCTTTGGTCTAGGACTAGAGCGTGCTGTGACATGGATTACAGGAAATGAACACATCAGAGAAGCAATCCCATTCCCACGTCTTTTGCATAGATTGAAACCTTAA
- a CDS encoding pyridoxal phosphate-dependent aminotransferase, whose product MVLSNLVNQLEESVTLAASARAKTLKAQGRDILMLTLGEPDFKTPENIAAAATAAIASGKTSFYTQAGGLPELKSAVSSYFESFYGYGLAPNEVVVTVGAKFALYAFFASVLNQDDEVIIPTPYWVSYADQVKMVGGRPVFAVGTQETDFKVTVAQLDVLKTDKTRVLLLNSPSNPTGMIYTSAELTEIGNWAVAHDVLILADDIYGRLVYNGNNFTPISTLSDAIKAQTIIINGVSKTYAMTGWRIGFAVGNPEIIGAMSKIASQTTSNPSAVAQYAAIEALTGDQSTVETMRLAFEERLNTILPLINEVPGFEAIKPQGAFYLFPKVAKAMEMKGFSDITAFCDDILEETGVAVVTGAGFGAPENLRLSYATDIETLLAAVKRLKAYMEK is encoded by the coding sequence ATGGTCTTATCAAACCTAGTCAATCAACTAGAAGAGTCAGTGACACTGGCGGCTTCAGCACGTGCTAAAACTTTAAAAGCTCAAGGACGTGATATCCTGATGCTAACACTTGGCGAGCCTGATTTTAAAACACCAGAGAATATTGCAGCAGCAGCGACGGCAGCTATCGCATCAGGTAAAACGAGCTTTTATACACAAGCTGGTGGACTGCCAGAACTCAAATCGGCGGTTAGCAGCTATTTTGAATCGTTTTATGGCTATGGTCTAGCACCAAATGAGGTGGTGGTGACAGTTGGTGCTAAATTTGCGCTGTATGCTTTTTTTGCCAGCGTCTTAAATCAGGATGATGAAGTCATCATTCCAACACCTTATTGGGTAAGTTATGCCGACCAAGTCAAGATGGTGGGCGGTCGTCCAGTTTTTGCAGTTGGGACACAAGAAACAGATTTCAAAGTGACAGTAGCCCAACTAGATGTCCTAAAAACAGACAAGACACGTGTCCTGCTCCTGAATTCACCGTCTAATCCGACTGGCATGATTTATACGTCAGCAGAATTGACTGAGATTGGGAATTGGGCGGTTGCGCATGATGTCTTGATTTTAGCTGATGATATCTACGGTCGTCTTGTCTATAATGGCAATAACTTCACGCCAATCTCGACATTGTCTGACGCAATCAAGGCGCAAACGATTATTATTAATGGTGTCTCTAAAACGTATGCCATGACAGGCTGGCGGATTGGGTTTGCTGTTGGCAATCCTGAGATTATCGGTGCCATGAGTAAAATTGCGAGTCAAACGACCTCAAATCCTTCAGCAGTAGCCCAATATGCAGCAATTGAGGCCTTGACTGGTGACCAATCAACGGTTGAGACGATGCGACTTGCATTTGAAGAGCGCCTAAATACCATCTTGCCACTCATTAATGAGGTGCCAGGATTTGAAGCAATCAAGCCACAAGGTGCATTTTATCTGTTTCCTAAAGTTGCCAAGGCGATGGAGATGAAGGGATTTTCAGATATCACTGCCTTTTGTGATGATATTTTAGAGGAAACTGGTGTTGCCGTTGTCACAGGTGCAGGATTTGGCGCACCTGAAAACTTGAGACTGAGTTATGCAACGGATATCGAGACACTGTTAGCAGCAGTTAAACGCCTCAAAGCCTACATGGAAAAGTAA
- a CDS encoding DUF5590 domain-containing protein, with translation MKRKRLTKTKQIWIGVLLVILAVLIGILFFYTQAMRPFTQAKADAISLAKDKASIKKATYFDMVTTQSTTYSVIGLDKQDKKLGVLIPEKGGEITVVTMSDNKSKLNEKTAKLGLNDGNVVWVAADGSYYDFKTGDQVKK, from the coding sequence ATGAAAAGAAAGCGATTAACGAAGACAAAACAAATTTGGATAGGTGTGCTACTGGTTATACTTGCCGTCCTCATTGGCATCCTATTCTTTTATACACAGGCTATGCGTCCCTTTACACAGGCAAAAGCAGATGCCATTAGTCTAGCTAAAGATAAAGCATCAATCAAAAAAGCGACGTATTTTGATATGGTCACCACACAATCCACAACCTATAGTGTGATTGGCTTGGATAAGCAGGATAAAAAGCTGGGTGTACTTATCCCTGAAAAAGGCGGCGAGATCACAGTAGTTACTATGTCAGATAATAAGAGTAAGCTGAATGAAAAAACAGCTAAATTAGGCTTAAATGACGGTAATGTCGTTTGGGTGGCAGCAGACGGGTCATATTATGACTTCAAAACAGGTGATCAGGTTAAAAAATAG
- a CDS encoding helicase C-terminal domain-containing protein: MTTYAVVDLEATSASHTSKIIQIGIAIVEDGKITKTYQTDVNPHEALDFHITALTGITTAQVERAPDFREIMPAVADILQDCIFVAHNVKFDYHLLARTFEQHGASLDMPRVDTIELARVFFPSLKKYGLESLSHVLNLQHDRPHEALSDAYATANLLIKMQEKMANLPKNVLSEILHHASDNLVYETPCVISEQLKVANRKHADMIKVNHIATLKPYFSENKNLVKKNFRANLKLLKLDERTQQKAFADILRERLTDQAPSFIEAPTGIGKTYAYLLTLLGQGKQVIVSVPTKVLQDQLMEDLAPIFKSKFGVNFAKILGTRNYISLERFSKLLYKCDDGKNFEIFKMKILVWLTETKTGELDEVSSTMTSHTYLDSIRHTGDARQGQLHYEQDFWQLTQQKSKNAQVIVINHAYLAERIVDQTEMFEHKVLLVDEAQQLFSVLENAQQKSVKILDELVKVVSHTSQLRKRLVERLTYQLSLRQLDIEKIRLDATELGLDAITDVLANPDDFIWMQDHVLKSSPTDFLNFSAMIPKATKVYLIGATLAMSETKAVFPELLGFSDYTFDTVAADKITNQKVFVATDSPDITTLSPQAYADFLSEKIQELKKLGKPMLVLFTSHASLALTAQALSDAHVNFLHADEIGDASRVKKKFDEQHNPILLGSKRFWEGVDFDKQDELLLVITRLPFSVPDDILIRKYAKRFKNPFYDFSVPLATLQLKQAFGRVNRRKQQQSSVLVFDKRLAGKTYAKKMVSKLGQTYEIDFLPFDEITDQTKTFLG; this comes from the coding sequence ATGACGACATATGCAGTAGTGGATTTAGAGGCGACTAGCGCCAGCCACACGAGTAAAATTATCCAAATTGGGATCGCAATAGTTGAAGATGGCAAGATTACAAAGACCTATCAGACTGATGTGAACCCCCATGAGGCATTAGACTTTCATATTACAGCTTTAACAGGAATTACCACCGCACAGGTAGAACGTGCGCCAGATTTTAGGGAGATTATGCCAGCAGTTGCTGATATATTGCAGGACTGTATTTTTGTTGCGCATAATGTTAAGTTTGACTATCATTTACTTGCGCGTACCTTTGAACAGCATGGGGCTAGTTTAGATATGCCTAGAGTGGATACGATTGAGCTGGCAAGGGTTTTCTTTCCCAGTCTGAAAAAGTATGGCCTAGAGTCACTTTCACATGTCTTGAATTTACAACATGATAGACCGCATGAAGCACTATCAGATGCCTATGCAACGGCTAATTTGTTAATCAAGATGCAAGAAAAAATGGCAAATCTGCCTAAGAATGTTCTGTCTGAAATTTTGCACCATGCAAGCGATAATTTGGTCTATGAAACGCCTTGTGTGATTTCAGAACAGCTCAAAGTAGCTAATCGTAAGCATGCGGATATGATCAAGGTCAATCATATTGCCACTTTGAAACCTTATTTTTCCGAAAATAAAAATCTAGTTAAGAAAAACTTTCGTGCTAATTTGAAATTACTGAAGTTGGATGAGCGTACTCAGCAAAAGGCATTCGCTGATATTTTGCGTGAGCGATTAACAGATCAAGCACCATCCTTTATTGAAGCACCAACAGGAATTGGTAAAACCTATGCTTATTTACTAACCTTACTAGGTCAAGGCAAGCAAGTGATTGTTTCTGTCCCGACCAAGGTGTTACAAGACCAGTTGATGGAGGACTTGGCACCGATTTTCAAGTCGAAATTTGGTGTCAACTTTGCCAAAATTCTCGGAACAAGAAATTATATCTCCCTAGAAAGATTTAGCAAGTTACTATATAAGTGTGATGATGGTAAAAATTTTGAAATCTTCAAGATGAAGATTTTGGTCTGGCTGACAGAAACAAAAACAGGTGAACTGGATGAGGTGAGTTCAACCATGACCAGTCACACCTATCTTGATAGTATTCGACACACAGGAGATGCTAGACAAGGGCAACTCCATTATGAACAAGATTTTTGGCAGTTAACCCAACAAAAATCAAAAAATGCACAAGTCATTGTCATCAATCATGCTTATTTGGCAGAAAGAATTGTTGACCAAACAGAGATGTTTGAACACAAAGTACTGTTAGTTGACGAGGCACAACAGTTGTTTTCTGTTTTAGAAAATGCCCAGCAAAAGTCTGTCAAAATTCTGGACGAACTTGTCAAAGTGGTCTCACATACTTCCCAATTACGTAAACGGTTAGTAGAGCGGTTGACTTATCAATTATCACTAAGGCAATTAGACATCGAAAAAATTAGGTTAGATGCGACAGAACTAGGCTTAGATGCTATCACAGATGTCCTGGCTAACCCGGACGACTTCATCTGGATGCAAGATCATGTGCTAAAATCTAGTCCGACAGACTTCTTGAATTTTTCTGCCATGATTCCTAAAGCCACCAAAGTCTATTTGATTGGGGCGACGCTTGCCATGTCTGAAACAAAAGCAGTCTTTCCAGAATTACTTGGCTTTTCAGACTATACGTTTGATACAGTAGCCGCTGATAAAATCACCAACCAAAAAGTTTTTGTTGCAACAGACAGCCCGGATATTACGACGCTCTCACCACAAGCCTATGCCGATTTTTTGTCTGAGAAGATACAGGAATTGAAAAAACTTGGCAAACCGATGCTTGTCTTGTTTACCAGTCATGCGAGTTTAGCCTTGACTGCACAAGCTTTATCTGACGCTCATGTTAATTTTTTACATGCTGATGAGATAGGAGATGCCAGTCGCGTCAAGAAAAAATTTGATGAACAGCATAATCCCATTCTGCTAGGCAGTAAAAGATTTTGGGAGGGTGTCGACTTTGACAAGCAAGATGAGCTACTTCTCGTGATTACGAGATTACCATTTTCAGTCCCGGATGATATTTTGATTAGAAAGTATGCCAAGCGGTTTAAAAATCCCTTCTATGATTTTTCAGTACCCCTAGCAACTTTGCAACTCAAGCAGGCCTTTGGCCGCGTCAATAGACGCAAACAGCAGCAATCAAGTGTGCTTGTTTTTGATAAACGACTTGCTGGTAAAACCTATGCTAAGAAGATGGTTTCTAAACTAGGGCAAACATATGAGATTGATTTTTTACCATTTGACGAGATAACGGATCAAACTAAAACATTTTTAGGATAA